Genomic DNA from Solanum dulcamara chromosome 4, daSolDulc1.2, whole genome shotgun sequence:
TGTGGAAGGCATTTGCACCCACGAAGTTGCTTGTTTTGGTTGGGTTGCTGCAAAGAATGCTTGTTTGACCCATGATAtgtagttttaaaaaaaagggtGGGGGGTTCTTATTCAGTAGATGTTTACTATGTGAAGGATTGTCAATGTAGATGGCGGATTTGGACTTTGTTCTTCAATGTTTGATGGGTCATGTCAGGAGATGTGAAGAGTTTACTCCAATGCTGGAAAGATCTGAAGACTGGTAGCAGGCTCAAGAAGATTTGAAGAACGGTTCATTAGTGCATCATGTGGACTGTTTGGCTTTAAAGAAACAGAAGATGTTTTGAGGGGGGAAAACAGCATTTAGCTTTCATTAAAAATAACtgtatacaaaatttatatatgtGAACTAAGGAAACTAAGATAGAAGACTCGAAAAGATTTGTTGAGATCCTGAATTCCTCAAGGCTAATATTGAGCTAGAGCTTTTTACTCTTTTTGTTGTATGTTGGCAGTACCTCCTTGGTACTTGCGTTCATAAAATTACCTTATTTTATCCGAACAAAAAGAAGTCATGTGGTGTCAGGGGATTTCCAGCAAGAGTACAGACTCAAAGTCAGCAGCTTCAGAATTTTTGAGGTATTAATAAGCCATTCTAGGATTCAAGAGAATAAACATGTCTAGCTTTCTGCTTTGCCAGATTTTCTACTCTTCGTATTTCAATTCATGCCCAAATATTAAAAGACTCAAGGGGCACACATAACATTAGTTATATTCTGAACTATAAGCAAATAATTATCACCTAGTAACCAACATGGGCTGTGGTGCAATGGTGGGACTGCTTCACCCTTAACCAGAACTCTCGAGTTCGAGCCCTGGGTATGGAGAAAATTATGTTGGAAGCGCCACCCCCAAATGGGCCCTGCAGTGCGCGATCCGAATTTAGCTGAAATTCCAAGGGCTCGGGACATGGGGTGGtaaaccaaaaaataaataaattatcacctAGTATAGTCATCCAGCAGAGTTATGATTGGGACCTAGTCAATTTACAACTAAAGGATTCGGGTACCAGAAACCACTTTCATGTTTTCCATTATTAATAGCCTAATAACCTGAACAAGTACGTAGGGACATTaacatttaagaaaaataaatatattctgCATCAATTCACCACTACTAATAAATGATGTAGCACTTGTAAGTAAGACCACATTATCTCCATTGTTTTCAGACCTTTCTTGATAAAGATTACACCTGTACATTCTCGCTATCCTGTACCTGCCCACCATATCTCCCAATTAAAGCACTCACAAGACCTTAAAACTACCAAAGAGCATATTCCCACAAAATGCACACATAAGAATGAGTCAATTGTCTTGTGTGAACAAGCATTAAGATTAACCACAGCCGCTAAAAGAATACAGAAGACAATATGTGAAGTATTTAATTACCTCTGCTTGCATCCCAGCATGCCGTCTGACTCCAATAGCATCATACATGACAATTAAAGTGAATCCCAAACAAACGGGAAACAATGAATCTGCAACTCCATGACAAATAGCAACTGAGGTGGTCAATGCCGTGCACAAGGCTGAATGGGAAGAAGGCATCCCTCCAGAAGCAAACATAATCCTAAAGTCCCATTTTCTCTCCACACAGAAATTCAAAAAGACCTTCATTGACTGTGCCATGAACCAAGCTATAAACCCCGAAACAAACGTTGGGTTAGCAGCTAATGTAGCTACAATTGGACTTATCTTCACCTTTGCTGTTGCAGTTATACTCAAAAGAGCCATACCAAAGCTTCCATTTTGCAACAAATTCCCGCTAAGTTCCTCAGGAACATTCTCATGGCCATTACAACCTTTAAAAACAGAGCCCCATTTGTTCTTTGAGGCTTTTGCTGCAAAGTTtttgattttcttgaaaattggAAGCAGTAGCGAAAAGGGTTTTAAGTATGAGCTCTGATTTTTCCATTCCGGATTGGGATTTGGGGGATTCAAGTATGAAACAGTTACTGAagatgttttcaatttcttgggTCTTTTGAATCTGAAAaaccaaaaagaagaaagattgAAAGAAGTGATGTTAGAGTTAAGAATGTTAGAAGGACCCAGGGCTGTATAAGGGGAGTTTATTAAGAGAGAATCCATGAAAAAGCGCCGGATAATCCTAGTTCAGGTTCAGGCAGCATCGAAACAGGTTCAGGCAATTTCGAGAGGCTTTTGTGGAAAAGGCAGAGCATCGATTGGTTATTTAGATGCTTCACGGCTTCACTTGAGGACTGGCACGTGAGGTGGTCATCGCAACTTAGCTTACTgccaaatttcataattttggagATATACTTATTTCTCAAGAATATGCTTGTTTGTTTTTCCTTCCACTTGGTGTTCGAAGTGTACGCTAGAGTTCTGCTTAAATTTGAATCTAAATCGTGCATTGAAGAAGTCATTCAGAAATAATGCTctcaacataatttttttttacctaaGTTCAAACTCAAAACATCTAATTAAGGATAAAGCAATTCCATCACTACACGACAACTCATATTGGTGCTTCGTTAGGAGTTAGGACATTGATGATATCCCTATTTTACTAAGATATTAAGAGTTGGGACATTGGTGATATCCCTATTTTACTAAGATATTAGGAGTTGGGACATTGGTGGTATCCCAATTTTACTAAGATACTACTACATcttctcatatttttctttttgaaattctttaattcaaattttataagcgtatttaatattaaaaatttagtacttttttttttacatattttatatttctttaatttaaaatcacaaaattcaatttttttttacttattcaatagTTTTTTGGTTACACAAAAATTCACTTATCTCTACAAGagtaaatatgaaagaaaataattaatctattttgattatatgaaacACTTCTTATTTGGATCAAAGTAAAAAAAGGTAAAGCACCATTTAATATGAACaaggaaaaataatttcttaaaagaGAGTTTCAAGTCAACAAGAAACAAATTGAGGGGATAGACCTTTGGAAATCAATACTGATTCGATACAAGCCATATAAATGATTACCATTAATTATCAATGTTTTAACATATAATCAGGTACCTAATGAGAGAATTGCAGGTTACAACCATTAGgcatattttgaaataaaaaaacaagGTGGCGAGTAGTTTAGCTAAGGAAGGAGCAAGGCACCTATTTTTGGAAGAAGTAAGCTTATTGAAAGTCCCCGGTGTGTGCTGTAAAGATTTTTGAGACAGACACTCTAGGAATTACTTATACTAGGCGTATTAAATCCTGTAATATTAACAATTTAGATCAATCAACGGTCCTTAATTATGTACCGGTACACTCCCGAAACATTTTACATTTACAATACTCTCTGTAGAGGAATATAAATTTTTCCattaccaaaaataaaataaaaaattgagggGATAGGTTTAAGTCCTGTGCAACGTTTGTATaagaaattatattatacaataattttatttaatgaatagtgatgaataattaaaagaaatgataagTAATTTCCACTAACAAATTAAGTTACATTCCTGTTTAAATTCTTTGTACGCTATCTATTGCATATGCACTAAGGACTCGAATTGAACTGGTCatgcaaataaataaaaaatatcacttaaCTATTACAATTAATATATATTCACACCTTATCAAATAACTTAATTATAATAAGTtgatataaaaatcatataggTAAGCTTTTATCGTAATACTACTATAGTATATATAGcattcaattaaatcatttgTTAAGCACTCAAATAT
This window encodes:
- the LOC129886451 gene encoding uncharacterized protein LOC129886451 isoform X2, producing MDSLLINSPYTALGPSNILNSNITSFNLSSFWFFRFKRPKKLKTSSVTVSYLNPPNPNPEWKNQSSYLKPFSLLLPIFKKIKNFAAKASKNKWGSVFKGCNGHENVPEELSGNLLQNGSFGMALLSITATAKVKISPIVATLAANPTFVSGFIAWFMAQSMKVFLNFCVERKWDFRIMFASGGMPSSHSALCTALTTSVAICHGVADSLFPVCLGFTLIVMYDAIGVRRHAGMQAEGPFGGGASNIIFSIPRARTREFWLRVKQSHHCTTAHVGY
- the LOC129886451 gene encoding uncharacterized protein LOC129886451 isoform X1 gives rise to the protein MDSLLINSPYTALGPSNILNSNITSFNLSSFWFFRFKRPKKLKTSSVTVSYLNPPNPNPEWKNQSSYLKPFSLLLPIFKKIKNFAAKASKNKWGSVFKGCNGHENVPEELSGNLLQNGSFGMALLSITATAKVKISPIVATLAANPTFVSGFIAWFMAQSMKVFLNFCVERKWDFRIMFASGGMPSSHSALCTALTTSVAICHGVADSLFPVCLGFTLIVMYDAIGVRRHAGMQAEVLNLIVEDLFQGHPISQRKLKELLGHTPSQVFAGALLGIMVAWMCSQGCLIAI